The sequence below is a genomic window from Desulfobulbus oligotrophicus.
TGGTTACTCGCAGGTGCAAAACCAGATTGGCATAATGGCGAATCAGCTTAGCTTGCTCCTCGTCGATTTTTTCTTGCCAGCTTTTCCGAAGGTCCAGATTCTTGGCTTCGATTTTCAATTCCATAAGCATCCTCCACAAAGAAAGATTCAACGGCCCTATGCCGTTGCCTAAGGTTGTGCGCTGTATCCTCTTGTGAGCAATCTTCACCGGTTCTCAGGTTCTTTGTTTCCTGACAGATAAGTGGGAAGGACGTGACAGAGCAGGAGAGAAGAGGGAGAGAAGCGAGTGATTCTGAAAGGATACAGGTAACCATGCCTGTAATATAGCCATTGAGCCCTGGAGAAATCAAGAGAGAAGCACATTTTCTTGACGGTAGCCTGTGAAGACCTGTATGGTGGGGCCATGAAAATGCAGAGAGTAACAGGAGTTGTCCTGCTTAATCTTGGTGGCCCGGAACGTCCTGAAGATGTTCGGCCGTTCTTGTATAATCTGTTTTCCGATCGGCAGATTATTCGACTGGGGCCGTCTTTTTTACAAAGGCCGATCGCCTGGGCTATTGCCCGTCGCCGTGCTCCGAAGAGCATAGCAAATTATGCGCAGATCGGCGGTGGCTCACCCATCAGAAAGACAACAGAAGAACAGGCCCGTGCACTTGAACAGCTGTTGCAGGAGGATGGTCGTTTTTTCGTCCGGCCCTGTATGCGCTACTGGCATCCCTTTGCGGCGGAAATACTCCAGGAGATGAGACGGCTCGGGGTTGAGGAGATTGTAACACTGCCGCTGTATCCTCATTACTCCATAGCGACCACGGGTTCATCCCTGTCCGATCTGCAGCAGTCGATGGATAGACTCAATTGGCACATCCCTGTTCGCACTGTTCTTTCCTGGCCGACCGAACCACTGTTTATCGCCTGTCTGGCCGATAGAATTCTGGCTGGTGTGCAACGTTTTAATGGGGCGGACGTGCGGGTGGTCTACAGTGCGCACAGTTTACCCGTGCAGTTTATTCTCGAGGGGGATCCCTACGTGGATCATCTGCAACAGTCCATTGCAGCCATTGAAACATGTACCGGTATTCAGGGGCATCTGTGCTATCAGAGCAGAAGTGGTCCGGTGGAGTGGCTGGGGCCGTCGTTACCCGACATGCTGACAACTCTGGCAGCAGAGGGGTGCACTAATGTGCTGGTGGTCCCGATCTCTTTTGTTTCAGATCATGTTGAGACGCTGTATGAGATCGATATACAGTACCGACGGACAGCTGAAGACCTGGGCATGGGGTTTGCCATGACCACGGCTCTCAACGTTGATCCCCGGTTTATTTCCGGTCTCCGCAACCTGGTTCTTGGCAGCCTGAGTGACTGAAATCAGGTTACTGCTGACCGCCCTGCACAGGAAAGCTGCGCATCCGTACATTCATGATAAGACCAATGGCCGCCATGGTGGTCAGCAGCGAAGACCCACCGTAACTGAAAATAGGCAGCGGTACACCAACCACCGGTAAAAAGCCCATTATCATAAACAGGTTGATCAAAGCCTGCCAGAAAATCAGGGCAACACAGCCAAAGGCGAGAATAGAGCCCAGCTTGTCTTTGGCTGACATCGCCACATTCAATCCCCAGATCAGCAAAAAGAAATAGCAGCTGAGCAGAAACAGAGAGCCGGCAAAACCCCACTCCTCAGCCCAGATCGCAAAGGCGAAATCCGTATGTTTTTCCGGTAAGAATTGGAGGTGCCCCTGTGTACCGTCGAGGAACCCCTTGCCGAACATCTTGCCACTGCCAACAGCGATTTTAGACTGCTCGATCTGGTAGCCGTGGTTCATGATATCAGCCTCTGGATTGAGGAAGGTCTCAATGCGTTGGCGCTGATAATCTTTGAGCAGGAATTTCCATGCGAAAACAACACTGCCAATAGCCATGGAGCCGAGAATGACCAGGGTTGTCCAGCGTAGCCTGACATACAAGGTCATGGAAACGAAAAGGATGCAGCAGATGAGTGCCGTGCCGAGATCCGGCTGTTTAAGAATCAGCACAAAGGGCAGCGCTATAAGAATCCCGGGTTTGATAAGATCACGCAGGCGGTACCCGCCCGGCGCATCGGTTTTGGCAAAGCAGGCAGCGAGTACGAGAATGAGGGAGAGTTTTGCCGGTTCAGAGGGTTGGAGGTTGAAAAAACCAAGATCAATCCAGCGCTGGGCTCCGGATATGGGATTGACGAACAGCAGGGTGTACAACAGTAATAGCAGGATGGCCGCATAGAGCGCATAGCTCAGTTTGATGACTTTATGGTAGTCATGAAAAAGGATGAGGAGCATGGTTGCTAGGCCGAAGGTAAAGAAGAGCAACTGCTTGTAAAAGATCTGTGAGGCTCCTTTTTCGGGGATGTACGTCGAACTGTACAGGTTGATGAAAGACAGAGTGGCGACGATGAAGAGCATCATCAGCATGACCCAGTCAAAATTTTGCAGAAGACGTCGGTCAAAATGAAACATATTCATTACTGTCGAGCCTCGTGAGGTTGCCCGGGGGGATTGATTCTGTCAGGATCAGTGTCCGCCGGTGAGAGGGATTCCTGATCTGCTATCATGTCTTGTGAGAGAACGACCTGGCTCCCCGATCGGGTTGACTGAGGGGGCTTACTTTCGTCCTGCTCGGCAAACTTGTCGTTGAAGTACCTGTTGAGCAGCTTGCCGGCAACCGGGGCTGCTGCTGAGCCGCCATGGAGACCGTGTTCAACCAGGACGGTGACGACCACTTCGGGATTTACAGCCGGTGCAAAGCAGGTGAACCAGGCATGATCCCGGTACTTGTAAGGGATATCCTCTTCCTTCAGATGCATATACTGGGCAAGACGGACCACCTGGGCAGTGCCGGTCTTGCCGCCGACGATGATTCCGTGCTCAGGATTGACCTGAGCTTCCCGACCGGTCCCTCTGCGACTGTTGACAGCATCGATCATACCTTCCCGCACCCGTTTCAGGTTGCGTCCCTGCCCCTGCATTCTGGCAAGAACTTCAGGTTGAAAGGCACTGACCACCTGACCATCCGCGTTGATCAC
It includes:
- the hemH gene encoding ferrochelatase, translating into MKMQRVTGVVLLNLGGPERPEDVRPFLYNLFSDRQIIRLGPSFLQRPIAWAIARRRAPKSIANYAQIGGGSPIRKTTEEQARALEQLLQEDGRFFVRPCMRYWHPFAAEILQEMRRLGVEEIVTLPLYPHYSIATTGSSLSDLQQSMDRLNWHIPVRTVLSWPTEPLFIACLADRILAGVQRFNGADVRVVYSAHSLPVQFILEGDPYVDHLQQSIAAIETCTGIQGHLCYQSRSGPVEWLGPSLPDMLTTLAAEGCTNVLVVPISFVSDHVETLYEIDIQYRRTAEDLGMGFAMTTALNVDPRFISGLRNLVLGSLSD
- the rodA gene encoding rod shape-determining protein RodA, which gives rise to MNMFHFDRRLLQNFDWVMLMMLFIVATLSFINLYSSTYIPEKGASQIFYKQLLFFTFGLATMLLILFHDYHKVIKLSYALYAAILLLLLYTLLFVNPISGAQRWIDLGFFNLQPSEPAKLSLILVLAACFAKTDAPGGYRLRDLIKPGILIALPFVLILKQPDLGTALICCILFVSMTLYVRLRWTTLVILGSMAIGSVVFAWKFLLKDYQRQRIETFLNPEADIMNHGYQIEQSKIAVGSGKMFGKGFLDGTQGHLQFLPEKHTDFAFAIWAEEWGFAGSLFLLSCYFFLLIWGLNVAMSAKDKLGSILAFGCVALIFWQALINLFMIMGFLPVVGVPLPIFSYGGSSLLTTMAAIGLIMNVRMRSFPVQGGQQ